The proteins below come from a single Strix uralensis isolate ZFMK-TIS-50842 chromosome 8, bStrUra1, whole genome shotgun sequence genomic window:
- the PKN2 gene encoding serine/threonine-protein kinase N2 isoform X1 produces MASNAAEREILFTELQGDAKSLVASENVSTGQKLDFSDTMVQQKLDEIKDQIKREIRKELKIKEGAENLRKVTTDKKNLAYVDNILKKSNKKLEDLHHKLQELNAHIVVTDPEDVADCPRTPDTPNSDPRFSTNNRLMALKKQLDIELKVKQGAENMIQMYSNGSSKDRKLLATAQQMLQDSKTKIEVIRMQILQAVQTNELAFDNAKPVISPLELRMEELRHHFRIEYAVAEGAKNVMKLLGSGKVTDRKALSEAQARFNESSQKLDLLKYSLEQRLNELPKNHPKSSIIIEELSLVSSPTLSPRQSVISTQNQYSTLSKPAALTGTLEVRLMGCQDILENVPGRSKATSITLPGWSPNEARSSFMSRTSKSKSGSSRNLLKTDDLSNEVCAVLKLDNTVVGQTSWKPISNQSWDQKFTLELDRSRELEISVYWRDWRSLCAVKFLRLEDFLDNQRHGMCLYLEPQGTLFAEVTFFNPVIERRPKLQRQKKIFSKQQGKTFLRAPQMNINIATWGRLVRRAIPTVNHSGTFSPQAPVPATGPVIDAHIPELTLPASDSPVAKLDFELEPEPPPAPPRASSLGEICESSSEIKASDVPSQDEVTTFDFENGRNSIVPKLQPEIICQPDVPHSDIKYTNTREPEDRRSQQRFQFSLKDFRCCAVLGRGHFGKVLLAEYKNTNEMFAIKALKKGDIVARDEVDSLMCEKRIFETVNSVRHPFLVNLFACFQTKDHVCFVMEYAAGGDLMMHIHTDVFSEPRAVFYAACVVLGLQYLHEHKIVYRDLKLDNLLLDTEGFVKIADFGLCKEGMGFGDRTSTFCGTPEFLAPEVLTETSYTRAVDWWGLGVLIYEMLVGESPFPGDDEEEVFDSIVNDEVRYPRFLSTEAISIMRRLLRRNPERRLGAGEKDAEDVKKHHFFRLIDWNALLAKKVKPPFVPTIRGREDVSNFDDEFTSEAPILTPPREPRILSEEEQEMFRDFDYIADWC; encoded by the exons gGGGATGCCAAAAGTCTTGTAGCCTCTGAGAATGTGAGCACGGGCCAAAAATTGGACTTTTCAGATACAATGGTACAGCAGAAGCTGGATGAAATAAAGGACCAAATCAAGCGGGAAATAAGGAAGGAACTTAAAATCAAGGAGGGAGCAGAGAACCTCAGGAAGGTCACAACGGATAAAAAGAACTTGGCATATGTGgacaacattttgaaaaaatcaaATAAGAAGTTAGAAGACTTGCATCATAAGTTACAGGAGTTAAATGCACACATTGTTGTAACGGATCCAGAAGATGTTGCAG ATTGTCCTAGGACTCCTGATACTCCAAATAGCGATCCTCGTTTTTCTACTAACAACAGATTGATGGCCTTAAAGAAGCAATTGGATAtagaactgaaggtaaaacaggGAGCAGAAAATATGATTCAGATGTACTCAAATGGCTCTTCAAAG gaTCGAAAACTACTTGCCACAGCTCAGCAGATGCTCCAGGACAGCAAGACAAAAATAGAAGTTATAAGGATGCAGATTCTTCAGGCAGTCCAGACGAATGAATTGGCTTTTGATAATG CAAAACCTGTGATAAGCCCTCTTGAACTCCGAATGGAAGAATTACGGCATCATTTTAGGATAGAGTATGCTGTAGCAGAAGGTGCAAAAAATGTGATGAAATTACTTGGATCTGGGAAAGTTACCGACAGAAAGGCACTTTCAGAA gcgCAAGCAAGATTTAATGAATCAAGCCAGAAGTTGGACCTCTTGAAGTATTCACTGGAACAGAGATTGAATGAACTTCCTAAAAACCATCCCAAAAGCAGTATTATTATAGAGGAGCTTTCATTGGTCTCTTCACCCACATTAAGTCCTCGTCAAAGTGTAATATCTACTCAGAACCAGTATAGTACACTGTCCAAACCAGCAGCTTTAACAG GTACTCTGGAAGTTAGGCTAATGGGCTGCCAAGATATTTTGGAAAATGTCCCCGGTCGATCAAAAGCCACATCGATTACGCTACCTGGTTGGAGTCCAAATGAAGCCAGATCATCTTTCATGAGCAGAACCAGTAAAAGTAAAAGTGGCAGTAGTAGAAACCTTCTGAAAACTGATGACTTGTCCA ATGAAGTCTGTGCTGTACTGAAGCTGGATAACACTGTGGTTGGTCAAACTAGCTGGAAACCTATTTCCAATCAGTCATGGGATCAGAAATTTACACTGGAACTAGACAGG TCACGTGAATTAGAAATCTCAGTTTATTGGCGTGACTGGAGATCTTTGTGTGCAGTAAAGTTTCTGAGGTTGGAAGATTTCCTGGATAACCAACGGCATGGCATGTGTCTCTATCTTGAACCCCAGGGCACTCTGTTTGCAGAG GTTACGTTTTTTAATCCAGTTATTGAAAGAAGACCAAAACTccagaggcagaagaaaattttttcaaaacagcaaG GCAAAACATTTCTCAGAGCTCCTCAAATGAATATTAATATTGCCACTTGGGGAAGGCTGGTAAGAAGAGCTATTCCTACAGTAAATCACTCTGGCACCTTCAGCCCTCAAGCACCAGTGCCTGCTACTGGGCCAGTGATTGATGCACACATTCCTGAACTAACACTGCCAGCCAG TGACTCTCCTGTAGCCAAATTGGACTTTGAACTTGAGCCTGAGCCTCCACCTGCTCCACCCCGTGCATCTTCCCTTGGGGAAATATGTGAATCTTCCTCTGAGATAAAGGCTTCTGATGTGCCATCTCAG gaTGAAGTAACaacttttgattttgaaaatggcAGAAATAGTATTGTCCCAAAACTCCAGCCTGAAATAATCTGTCAGCCTGATGTTCCCCATTCAGACATAAAATACACCAACACCCGAGAGCCTGAAGATAGAAG ATCACAACAAAGATTTCAATTCAGTCTGAAGGATTTCAGATGTTGTGCTGTACTGGGCAGAGGACATTTTGGAAAG GTGCTGTTGGCAGAGTACAAAAACACAAACGAGATGTTTGCTATTAAAGCCTTAAAGAAAGGAGATATTGTTGCTCGTGATGAAGTAGACAG cttgATGTGTGAAAAGCGAATATTTGAAACTGTGAATAGCGTAAGACATCCCTTCTTGGTGAACCTTTTTGCTTGTTTCCAAACCAAAGACCACGTTTGCTTTGTAATGGAATATGCTGCTGGTGGGGATCTGATGATGCACATTCATACTGATGTCTTTTCTGAACCAAGAGCAGT ATTCTATGCTGCATGTGTGGTTCTCGGACTTCAGTATTTGCATGAACACAAAATAGTATATAG AGATTTGAAGCTGGATAACTTATTGCTGGACACAGAAGGCTTTGTGAAAATCGCTGACTTCGGTCTTTGCAAAGAAG GAATGGGATTTGGAGACAGAACAAGCACATTCTGTGGCACACCGGAATTTCTTGCTCCAGAGGTGCTGACAGAAACTTCTTATACAAGAGCTGTAGACTGGTGGGGTCTTGGTGTACTTATCTATGAGATGCTAGTGGGTGAG TCTCCCTTCCCTGGAGATGATGAAGAAGAGGTGTTTGACAGTATTGTAAATGATGAAGTAAGATATCCACGATTTCTGTCTACAGAAGCCATCTCTATAATGAGACGG CTGCTACGAAGAAATCCAGAGCGACGTCTTGGAGCTGGAGAGAAGGATGCTGAGGATGTGAAAAAGCATCACTTCTTCAGG CTAATAGATTGGAATGCTTTACTGGCCAAGAAAGTGAAGCCTCCTTTTGTACCCACCATTAGAGGACGAGAAGATGTTAGTAATTTTGATGATGAATTTACCTCTGAAGCACCTATCCTCACTCCACCTCGGGAACCAAGGATACTTTCTGAAGAAGAGCAGGAAATGTTCAGAGATTTTGATTACATAGCTGACTGGTGTTAA
- the PKN2 gene encoding serine/threonine-protein kinase N2 isoform X2, with protein sequence MASNAAEREILFTELQGDAKSLVASENVSTGQKLDFSDTMVQQKLDEIKDQIKREIRKELKIKEGAENLRKVTTDKKNLAYVDNILKKSNKKLEDLHHKLQELNAHIVVTDPEDVADCPRTPDTPNSDPRFSTNNRLMALKKQLDIELKVKQGAENMIQMYSNGSSKDRKLLATAQQMLQDSKTKIEVIRMQILQAVQTNELAFDNAKPVISPLELRMEELRHHFRIEYAVAEGAKNVMKLLGSGKVTDRKALSEAQARFNESSQKLDLLKYSLEQRLNELPKNHPKSSIIIEELSLVSSPTLSPRQSVISTQNQYSTLSKPAALTGTLEVRLMGCQDILENVPGRSKATSITLPGWSPNEARSSFMSRTSKSKSGSSRNLLKTDDLSNEVCAVLKLDNTVVGQTSWKPISNQSWDQKFTLELDRSRELEISVYWRDWRSLCAVKFLRLEDFLDNQRHGMCLYLEPQGTLFAEVTFFNPVIERRPKLQRQKKIFSKQQGKTFLRAPQMNINIATWGRLVRRAIPTVNHSGTFSPQAPVPATGPVIDAHIPELTLPASDSPVAKLDFELEPEPPPAPPRASSLGEICESSSEIKASDVPSQDEVTTFDFENGRNSIVPKLQPEIICQPDVPHSDIKYTNTREPEDRRSQQRFQFSLKDFRCCAVLGRGHFGKVLLAEYKNTNEMFAIKALKKGDIVARDEVDSLMCEKRIFETVNSVRHPFLVNLFACFQTKDHVCFVMEYAAGGDLMMHIHTDVFSEPRAVFYAACVVLGLQYLHEHKIVYRDLKLDNLLLDTEGFVKIADFGLCKEGMGFGDRTSTFCGTPEFLAPEVLTETSYTRAVDWWGLGVLIYEMLVGESPFPGDDEEEVFDSIVNDEVRYPRFLSTEAISIMRRP encoded by the exons gGGGATGCCAAAAGTCTTGTAGCCTCTGAGAATGTGAGCACGGGCCAAAAATTGGACTTTTCAGATACAATGGTACAGCAGAAGCTGGATGAAATAAAGGACCAAATCAAGCGGGAAATAAGGAAGGAACTTAAAATCAAGGAGGGAGCAGAGAACCTCAGGAAGGTCACAACGGATAAAAAGAACTTGGCATATGTGgacaacattttgaaaaaatcaaATAAGAAGTTAGAAGACTTGCATCATAAGTTACAGGAGTTAAATGCACACATTGTTGTAACGGATCCAGAAGATGTTGCAG ATTGTCCTAGGACTCCTGATACTCCAAATAGCGATCCTCGTTTTTCTACTAACAACAGATTGATGGCCTTAAAGAAGCAATTGGATAtagaactgaaggtaaaacaggGAGCAGAAAATATGATTCAGATGTACTCAAATGGCTCTTCAAAG gaTCGAAAACTACTTGCCACAGCTCAGCAGATGCTCCAGGACAGCAAGACAAAAATAGAAGTTATAAGGATGCAGATTCTTCAGGCAGTCCAGACGAATGAATTGGCTTTTGATAATG CAAAACCTGTGATAAGCCCTCTTGAACTCCGAATGGAAGAATTACGGCATCATTTTAGGATAGAGTATGCTGTAGCAGAAGGTGCAAAAAATGTGATGAAATTACTTGGATCTGGGAAAGTTACCGACAGAAAGGCACTTTCAGAA gcgCAAGCAAGATTTAATGAATCAAGCCAGAAGTTGGACCTCTTGAAGTATTCACTGGAACAGAGATTGAATGAACTTCCTAAAAACCATCCCAAAAGCAGTATTATTATAGAGGAGCTTTCATTGGTCTCTTCACCCACATTAAGTCCTCGTCAAAGTGTAATATCTACTCAGAACCAGTATAGTACACTGTCCAAACCAGCAGCTTTAACAG GTACTCTGGAAGTTAGGCTAATGGGCTGCCAAGATATTTTGGAAAATGTCCCCGGTCGATCAAAAGCCACATCGATTACGCTACCTGGTTGGAGTCCAAATGAAGCCAGATCATCTTTCATGAGCAGAACCAGTAAAAGTAAAAGTGGCAGTAGTAGAAACCTTCTGAAAACTGATGACTTGTCCA ATGAAGTCTGTGCTGTACTGAAGCTGGATAACACTGTGGTTGGTCAAACTAGCTGGAAACCTATTTCCAATCAGTCATGGGATCAGAAATTTACACTGGAACTAGACAGG TCACGTGAATTAGAAATCTCAGTTTATTGGCGTGACTGGAGATCTTTGTGTGCAGTAAAGTTTCTGAGGTTGGAAGATTTCCTGGATAACCAACGGCATGGCATGTGTCTCTATCTTGAACCCCAGGGCACTCTGTTTGCAGAG GTTACGTTTTTTAATCCAGTTATTGAAAGAAGACCAAAACTccagaggcagaagaaaattttttcaaaacagcaaG GCAAAACATTTCTCAGAGCTCCTCAAATGAATATTAATATTGCCACTTGGGGAAGGCTGGTAAGAAGAGCTATTCCTACAGTAAATCACTCTGGCACCTTCAGCCCTCAAGCACCAGTGCCTGCTACTGGGCCAGTGATTGATGCACACATTCCTGAACTAACACTGCCAGCCAG TGACTCTCCTGTAGCCAAATTGGACTTTGAACTTGAGCCTGAGCCTCCACCTGCTCCACCCCGTGCATCTTCCCTTGGGGAAATATGTGAATCTTCCTCTGAGATAAAGGCTTCTGATGTGCCATCTCAG gaTGAAGTAACaacttttgattttgaaaatggcAGAAATAGTATTGTCCCAAAACTCCAGCCTGAAATAATCTGTCAGCCTGATGTTCCCCATTCAGACATAAAATACACCAACACCCGAGAGCCTGAAGATAGAAG ATCACAACAAAGATTTCAATTCAGTCTGAAGGATTTCAGATGTTGTGCTGTACTGGGCAGAGGACATTTTGGAAAG GTGCTGTTGGCAGAGTACAAAAACACAAACGAGATGTTTGCTATTAAAGCCTTAAAGAAAGGAGATATTGTTGCTCGTGATGAAGTAGACAG cttgATGTGTGAAAAGCGAATATTTGAAACTGTGAATAGCGTAAGACATCCCTTCTTGGTGAACCTTTTTGCTTGTTTCCAAACCAAAGACCACGTTTGCTTTGTAATGGAATATGCTGCTGGTGGGGATCTGATGATGCACATTCATACTGATGTCTTTTCTGAACCAAGAGCAGT ATTCTATGCTGCATGTGTGGTTCTCGGACTTCAGTATTTGCATGAACACAAAATAGTATATAG AGATTTGAAGCTGGATAACTTATTGCTGGACACAGAAGGCTTTGTGAAAATCGCTGACTTCGGTCTTTGCAAAGAAG GAATGGGATTTGGAGACAGAACAAGCACATTCTGTGGCACACCGGAATTTCTTGCTCCAGAGGTGCTGACAGAAACTTCTTATACAAGAGCTGTAGACTGGTGGGGTCTTGGTGTACTTATCTATGAGATGCTAGTGGGTGAG TCTCCCTTCCCTGGAGATGATGAAGAAGAGGTGTTTGACAGTATTGTAAATGATGAAGTAAGATATCCACGATTTCTGTCTACAGAAGCCATCTCTATAATGAGACGG ccctga
- the PKN2 gene encoding serine/threonine-protein kinase N2 isoform X3 codes for MLQDSKTKIEVIRMQILQAVQTNELAFDNAKPVISPLELRMEELRHHFRIEYAVAEGAKNVMKLLGSGKVTDRKALSEAQARFNESSQKLDLLKYSLEQRLNELPKNHPKSSIIIEELSLVSSPTLSPRQSVISTQNQYSTLSKPAALTGTLEVRLMGCQDILENVPGRSKATSITLPGWSPNEARSSFMSRTSKSKSGSSRNLLKTDDLSNEVCAVLKLDNTVVGQTSWKPISNQSWDQKFTLELDRSRELEISVYWRDWRSLCAVKFLRLEDFLDNQRHGMCLYLEPQGTLFAEVTFFNPVIERRPKLQRQKKIFSKQQGKTFLRAPQMNINIATWGRLVRRAIPTVNHSGTFSPQAPVPATGPVIDAHIPELTLPASDSPVAKLDFELEPEPPPAPPRASSLGEICESSSEIKASDVPSQDEVTTFDFENGRNSIVPKLQPEIICQPDVPHSDIKYTNTREPEDRRSQQRFQFSLKDFRCCAVLGRGHFGKVLLAEYKNTNEMFAIKALKKGDIVARDEVDSLMCEKRIFETVNSVRHPFLVNLFACFQTKDHVCFVMEYAAGGDLMMHIHTDVFSEPRAVFYAACVVLGLQYLHEHKIVYRDLKLDNLLLDTEGFVKIADFGLCKEGMGFGDRTSTFCGTPEFLAPEVLTETSYTRAVDWWGLGVLIYEMLVGESPFPGDDEEEVFDSIVNDEVRYPRFLSTEAISIMRRLLRRNPERRLGAGEKDAEDVKKHHFFRLIDWNALLAKKVKPPFVPTIRGREDVSNFDDEFTSEAPILTPPREPRILSEEEQEMFRDFDYIADWC; via the exons ATGCTCCAGGACAGCAAGACAAAAATAGAAGTTATAAGGATGCAGATTCTTCAGGCAGTCCAGACGAATGAATTGGCTTTTGATAATG CAAAACCTGTGATAAGCCCTCTTGAACTCCGAATGGAAGAATTACGGCATCATTTTAGGATAGAGTATGCTGTAGCAGAAGGTGCAAAAAATGTGATGAAATTACTTGGATCTGGGAAAGTTACCGACAGAAAGGCACTTTCAGAA gcgCAAGCAAGATTTAATGAATCAAGCCAGAAGTTGGACCTCTTGAAGTATTCACTGGAACAGAGATTGAATGAACTTCCTAAAAACCATCCCAAAAGCAGTATTATTATAGAGGAGCTTTCATTGGTCTCTTCACCCACATTAAGTCCTCGTCAAAGTGTAATATCTACTCAGAACCAGTATAGTACACTGTCCAAACCAGCAGCTTTAACAG GTACTCTGGAAGTTAGGCTAATGGGCTGCCAAGATATTTTGGAAAATGTCCCCGGTCGATCAAAAGCCACATCGATTACGCTACCTGGTTGGAGTCCAAATGAAGCCAGATCATCTTTCATGAGCAGAACCAGTAAAAGTAAAAGTGGCAGTAGTAGAAACCTTCTGAAAACTGATGACTTGTCCA ATGAAGTCTGTGCTGTACTGAAGCTGGATAACACTGTGGTTGGTCAAACTAGCTGGAAACCTATTTCCAATCAGTCATGGGATCAGAAATTTACACTGGAACTAGACAGG TCACGTGAATTAGAAATCTCAGTTTATTGGCGTGACTGGAGATCTTTGTGTGCAGTAAAGTTTCTGAGGTTGGAAGATTTCCTGGATAACCAACGGCATGGCATGTGTCTCTATCTTGAACCCCAGGGCACTCTGTTTGCAGAG GTTACGTTTTTTAATCCAGTTATTGAAAGAAGACCAAAACTccagaggcagaagaaaattttttcaaaacagcaaG GCAAAACATTTCTCAGAGCTCCTCAAATGAATATTAATATTGCCACTTGGGGAAGGCTGGTAAGAAGAGCTATTCCTACAGTAAATCACTCTGGCACCTTCAGCCCTCAAGCACCAGTGCCTGCTACTGGGCCAGTGATTGATGCACACATTCCTGAACTAACACTGCCAGCCAG TGACTCTCCTGTAGCCAAATTGGACTTTGAACTTGAGCCTGAGCCTCCACCTGCTCCACCCCGTGCATCTTCCCTTGGGGAAATATGTGAATCTTCCTCTGAGATAAAGGCTTCTGATGTGCCATCTCAG gaTGAAGTAACaacttttgattttgaaaatggcAGAAATAGTATTGTCCCAAAACTCCAGCCTGAAATAATCTGTCAGCCTGATGTTCCCCATTCAGACATAAAATACACCAACACCCGAGAGCCTGAAGATAGAAG ATCACAACAAAGATTTCAATTCAGTCTGAAGGATTTCAGATGTTGTGCTGTACTGGGCAGAGGACATTTTGGAAAG GTGCTGTTGGCAGAGTACAAAAACACAAACGAGATGTTTGCTATTAAAGCCTTAAAGAAAGGAGATATTGTTGCTCGTGATGAAGTAGACAG cttgATGTGTGAAAAGCGAATATTTGAAACTGTGAATAGCGTAAGACATCCCTTCTTGGTGAACCTTTTTGCTTGTTTCCAAACCAAAGACCACGTTTGCTTTGTAATGGAATATGCTGCTGGTGGGGATCTGATGATGCACATTCATACTGATGTCTTTTCTGAACCAAGAGCAGT ATTCTATGCTGCATGTGTGGTTCTCGGACTTCAGTATTTGCATGAACACAAAATAGTATATAG AGATTTGAAGCTGGATAACTTATTGCTGGACACAGAAGGCTTTGTGAAAATCGCTGACTTCGGTCTTTGCAAAGAAG GAATGGGATTTGGAGACAGAACAAGCACATTCTGTGGCACACCGGAATTTCTTGCTCCAGAGGTGCTGACAGAAACTTCTTATACAAGAGCTGTAGACTGGTGGGGTCTTGGTGTACTTATCTATGAGATGCTAGTGGGTGAG TCTCCCTTCCCTGGAGATGATGAAGAAGAGGTGTTTGACAGTATTGTAAATGATGAAGTAAGATATCCACGATTTCTGTCTACAGAAGCCATCTCTATAATGAGACGG CTGCTACGAAGAAATCCAGAGCGACGTCTTGGAGCTGGAGAGAAGGATGCTGAGGATGTGAAAAAGCATCACTTCTTCAGG CTAATAGATTGGAATGCTTTACTGGCCAAGAAAGTGAAGCCTCCTTTTGTACCCACCATTAGAGGACGAGAAGATGTTAGTAATTTTGATGATGAATTTACCTCTGAAGCACCTATCCTCACTCCACCTCGGGAACCAAGGATACTTTCTGAAGAAGAGCAGGAAATGTTCAGAGATTTTGATTACATAGCTGACTGGTGTTAA